The proteins below come from a single Branchiostoma floridae strain S238N-H82 chromosome 5, Bfl_VNyyK, whole genome shotgun sequence genomic window:
- the LOC118416517 gene encoding matrix metalloproteinase-24-like, which translates to MSCYEILQLYLMRFGWFELGMHYDRIALRRAITNFQRFAGIHQTGELDDKTTEMMRMPRCGVADTGEKLASYLLQLGRRWRKNNLTYRIVNYTPDLPPASVRREIRRAQKIWSAYTSLRFRRLKGSTPSDIEISFVSFLHGDGHSFDGPGKTLAHAYGPGNGIGGDVHFDESETWTINKRNDLPGGVALRQVAAHQLGHVLGLGHSRGNTAVMAPFYRYRPNFRLHGDDIRGIRRLYGHPPLPTFRPPPPLPNPRPRPSPPLPNPRPPSPLCPPGGDLDAVTCSGEKFDAFTRLANGSVYAFRGRYFWRLNSAGADPGYPQLIADVWEGLPADGIDAALYWPPNRKTYFFKGGRYWRFDGASPDRDYPLSIYLWRTVPNIDAALYFGEFQGRARAYLFTGDQYWRYTEGPRTLDRGYPKALSLWRDFPDRLDAAIQWTNGLDYIFRGDQYWRLDNGGAVTEGANPPYPRSVAKYWMGCFQYMSN; encoded by the exons ATGAGCTGTTATGAAATCCTCCAGTTGTACCTGATGCGGTTCGGCTGGTTCGAGCTAGGCATGCACTATGACCGGATCGCCTTGCGCAGAGCCATCACAAACTTTCAAAGGTTCGCCGGTATACATCAAACAG GTGAACTTGATGACAAGACGACGGAGATGATGCGCATGCCTAGATGCGGGGTTGCCGACACGGGTGAGAAGCTGGCCTCCTACCTGCTCCAGCTCGGGCGGCGGTGGAGAAAGAACAACCTCACCTACCGTATAGTGAACTACACCCCGGACCTGCCGCCGGCTAGCGTGCGAAGGGAGATACGGAGAGCTCAAAAA ATTTGGTCGGCTTACACTTCGCTGCGGTTCCGGAGATTGAAGGGTTCCACTCCTTCCGACATTGAGATCAGCTTCGTCTCGTTCCTCCACGGGGACGGCCACTCATTCGACGGGCCTGGGAAGACCCTGGCGCATGCGTACGGCCCTGGCAACGGCATCGGCGGCGATGTACACTTCGACGAGTCGGAGACCTGGACCATCAACAAGAGAAACG ATCTTCCCGGAGGCGTTGCTCTGCGCCAGGTAGCGGCTCACCAGTTGGGGCACGTCCTGGGTCTCGGGCACTCCCGGGGAAACACTGCAGTAATGGCGCCCTTCTACCGGTACCGGCCCAACTTCCGCCTCCATGGTGACGACATCCGGGGCATCCGGAGGCTCTACG GACACCCTCCGCTGCCGACCTTCCGTCCACCCCCTCCGCTGCCGAACCCTAGGCCTCGGCCATCTCCTCCGCTGCCGAACCCTCGGCCACCCTCTCCGCTCTGTCCCCCTGGCGGTGATCTGGACGCGGTAACGTGCAGCGGGGAGAAGTTTGATGCCTTCACTCGTCTGGCCAACGGGTCCGTGTACGCCTTCAGAG GCCGTTACTTCTGGAGACTGAACAGCGCAGGCGCGGACCCCGGGTACCCCCAGCTGATCGCTGACGTGTGGGAAGGCCTGCCTGCTGACGGGATAGACGCCGCGCTGTACTGGCCGCCCAACAGGAAGACTTACTTCTTCAAG GGTGGCCGATACTGGCGGTTTGACGGCGCCAGTCCTGATAGGGACTACCCCCTCTCCATCTACCTCTGGCGTACCGTACCCAACATTGACGCTGCGCTGTACTTTGGAGAGTTTCAGGGCAGAGCCAGGGCTTACTTATTCACGG GTGACCAGTACTGGCGGTACACCGAGGGCCCCAGGACACTAGACCGCGGCTACCCGAAGGCCCTCAGTTTGTGGAGGGACTTCCCGGACCGCCTGGACGCGGCTATCCAGTGGACGAACGGCTTGGACTACATCTTCAGGGGCGATCAGTACTGGAGGCTGGACAACGGCGGCGCTGTGACCGAAGGGGCCAACCCACCCTACCCGCGCAGCGTGGCTAAATACTGGATGGGTTGCtttcaatacatgagcaactaa
- the LOC118415566 gene encoding uncharacterized protein At4g14100-like, which translates to MAAFGITYATLISFLMGLMTLTQIIGLSPPDQPPSWPSTFSVSFHEEQWVWIIPLARNAGAWHYDFSNKRARFDHLQGQMDNFCHGRGLELKDLRGDCHLLFNTTDMYVHYPREEKCCRACGVAEGCTVLKPTWMAGATYLGTENINGTVCHGWEADGAAARDRWYQTADGTPCRYSETIKFWPHPSHNITFNMRSFSRDPIPTSVFNIPAYCNTRCPIPWRPIA; encoded by the exons atggctgCATTTGGGATAACCTACGCAACTCTTATATCTTTCCTCATGGGACTGATGACCTTGACACAAATCATCGGCCTCTCACCCCCCGATCAGCCACCGTCATGGCCTTCAACCTTCTCGGTAAGTTTTCACGAAGAGCAGTGGGTCTGGATCATTCCCCTCGCCAGAAACGCCGGCGCCTGGCACTACGACTTCAGTAACAAGCGGGCGAGATTCGACCACTTGCAGGGACAGATGGACAACTTTTGCCACGGTCGCGGGCTGGAGTTGAAGGACTTGAGAGGCGACTGCCATCTTCTGTTCAACACCACGGACATGTATGTGCACTATCCCCGGGAAGAGAAGTGTTGTCGTGCCTGTGGGGTAGCCGAAGGGTGCACCGTGCTGAAGCCGACTTGGATGGCGGGGGCTACGTACCTCGGGACCGAAAACATAAACGGAACGGTATGCCATGGCTGGGAGGCGGACGGGGCCGCCGCAAGGGACAG GTGGTACCAAACAGCAGACGGAACTCCATGTCGATACTCGGAGACGATCAAATTCTGGCCGCATCCAAGTCACAACATCACTTTCAACATGAGGTCTTTCAGCCGCGACCCCATCCCGACTAGTGTCTTCAACATACCCGCATACTGCAACACAAGATGTCCTATTCCCTGGCGGCCTATTGCCTAA
- the LOC118415567 gene encoding EKC/KEOPS complex subunit LAGE3-like, with the protein MDESKMATSSAKQTVEEKSGLLSMELRVPFPSQQLALVAYGSLFPDPEPKKEIVKKLRVEGTELVVLFTAPQARLLRVAFHSFLDHLDMTIQTMEKFGPAEPQTD; encoded by the exons ATGGACGAGTCCAAGATGGCGACGTCCAGTGCCAAGCAGACGGTGGAAGAAAAAAGCGGTCTTTTGTCTAT GGAGCTACGAGTCCCCTTCCCTTCCCAGCAGCTCGCTCTCGTTGCGTACGGATCGCTGTTCCCAGACCCCGAGCCCAAGAAAGAGATTGTGAAGAAGTTACGTGTGGAGGGCACAGAGCTTGTCGT ACTGTTCACTGCCCCCCAGGCCCGTCTCCTGCGTGTGGCCTTCCATTCCTTCCTTGACCACCTGGACATGACCATCCAGACCATGGAGAAGTTTGGGCCAGCTGAACCACAGACCGACTAG
- the LOC118415564 gene encoding serine/threonine-protein kinase ULK3-like, which translates to MSRPGTARPVSARFGPGRLAAVPQLPDFVLTERLGSGTYATVFKAYSRSKRRQVVAIKCIQKSNLNKAATDNLLTEIEILKNVRHPHIVELKDFQWDRDNIYLIMEYCSGGDLSRFIHSKRTLPEYLAKRFGQQLAMALQFLRSKNISHMDLKPQNILLSSRDNPVLKLADFGFAQYMGDEARMTSLRGSPLYMAPEMFCNTKYDARVDLWSLGVILYEALFGRAPFYSRSYAELEVKIRDTKPIEIPQGIQISGKCRDLLLGLLQRDPNQRITFEEFFNHPFIDLEHVPSHDSLDKAVSIVTEAVSYDEEGNHAEAVKKYCDALEYFVPAVHYETDESKKDVLRKRVMEYMARAEELKSIIKPAEEPTNEEEDEQEATPKEAETLWEMAGSCTRLHQALKRAAIAELRAEHELYDSALEEYKHALEELLSLLEAEPKGRRRDLLHMEVEKLLNHAQAVKDYKNMMKRDAQKLSDSGERYNDSRDDMNRCVVQ; encoded by the coding sequence ATGTCCCGACCAGGTACTGCCCGCCCGGTCTCTGCGCGGTTTGGTCCTGGCCGACTTGCCGCCGTGCCACAACTGCCGGACTTCGTTCTCACAGAGCGGCTGGGCAGCGGGACATATGCTACCGTCTTCAAGGCATACAGTAGAAGCAAGCGACGCCAGGTGGTCGCCATCAAGTGCATCCAGAAGTCGAACTTGAACAAAGCCGCCACCGACAACCTGCTGACGGAGATTGAGATCCTGAAAAACGTTCGGCACCCGCACATTGTCGAACTGAAGGACTTCCAGTGGGACCGCGACAACATCTACCTGATCATGGAGTACTGTAGCGGTGGCGATCTCTCGCGTTTTATTCACAGTAAGAGAACGTTGCCAGAGTACCTGGCGAAGAGATTCGGCCAGCAGTTGGCGATGGCTTTACAGTTTCTCCGGTCAAAGAACATCTCCCACATGGACCTCAAACCGCAGAACATCCTTCTGTCATCACGAGACAACCCGGTGCTGAAGTTGGCGGACTTTGGGTTTGCTCAGTACATGGGTGACGAGGCACGGATGACTTCGTTACGAGGGAGTCCACTCTACATGGCACCAGAAATGTTCTGTAACACAAAGTACGATGCACGAGTGGACCTCTGGTCGCTAGGGGTGATCTTGTACGAAGCGTTGTTCGGCAGGGCGCCGTTCTACTCTCGGTCGTACGCCGAACTGGAGGTCAAAATCCGCGACACCAAACCCATCGAGATTCCTCAGGGGATACAGATTTCTGGGAAATGTCGTGACCTGCTCCTAGGGCTTTTGCAGAGAGACCCAAACCAGAGGATAACGTTTGAGGAGTTCTTCAACCACCCGTTCATCGACTTGGAACACGTGCCGTCTCACGACTCGCTAGACAAAGCCGTCTCCATAGTGACGGAGGCGGTGAGTTACGACGAAGAGGGAAATCACGCGGAAGCGGTGAAGAAGTACTGCGACGCTCTGGAGTACTTTGTACCCGCCGTCCACTACGAGACCGACGAGTCGAAAAAGGACGTTCTCAGAAAGAGAGTGATGGAGTACATGGCTCGAGCGGAGGAACTCAAGTCCATAATCAAACCTGCAGAAGAACCCACCAATGAGGAAGAAGACGAACAAGAGGCGACGCCAAAGGAAGCGGAGACGCTGTGGGAAATGGCGGGGTCTTGCACGCGTCTACATCAAGCGCTGAAGCGGGCCGCCATCGCGGAACTGAGGGCGGAACACGAGCTTTACGACAGCGCCCTTGAGGAGTACAAACATGCCCTGGAGGAACTACTTTCTCTCCTGGAGGCAGAACCAAAAGGCAGGCGGAGGGATCTGCTGCACATGGAGGTGGAGAAGCTGTTGAATCACGCACAGGCGGTGAAGGACTACAAGAACATGATGAAGCGAGACGCCCAGAAGCTGTCCGATTCTGGGGAGCGATATAACGATTCCAGAGATGACATGAACAGATGTGTTGTTCAGTGA
- the LOC118415565 gene encoding EEF1A lysine methyltransferase 2-like produces MADDETAGSFGPSKLGTKEYWDAAYEREKTNFEDHADVGEIWFGEDCMERIVDWFREGLLVQTDSRILDIGCGNGALLVEMAKEGFTSLTGMDYSQPSVDLAIAISNSENVNIAYQRADILNEEDPIFSADRFDICTDKGTYDAISLSPDDVVQKRQTYVNHVHRLLKDAGLLVITSCNWTKEELLEHFSSGFESVDEIRHPTFKFGGKVGTTTTSIVFRKKDSG; encoded by the exons ATGGCAGACGACGAAACAGCCGGATCATTCGGACCTTCCAAACTCGGAACGAAAGAATA TTGGGATGCAGCGTACGAAcgagaaaaaacaaattttgaagaTCATGCAGATGTGGGGGAAATATG GTTCGGTGAGGACTGTATGGAGAGGATAGTGGACTGGTTCAGGGAAGGTTTGCTGGTGCAAACAGACAGCAGAATCCTGGACATCGGCTGTGGAAATGGAGCTTTGCTTGTGGAAATG GCAAAGGAGGGTTTTACCTCCCTGACAGGAATGGACTATTCCCAGCCCTCTGTAGACTTGGCCATTGCCATTTCCAACtcagaaaatgtcaacattgcaTATCAG AGAGCTGACATCCTCAACGAAGAAGACCCAATCTTCTCGGCAGACAGATTTGACATCTGCACAGACAAGGGAACATATGATGCCATCAGTCTCAGTCCAGATGATGTGGTACAGAAGAGACAGACATATGTCAATCATGTTCACAGACTCCTGAAGGACGCAGGACTCTTGGTCATCACGTCCTGTAACTGGACCAAGGAGGAGCTTTTGGAACACTTTTCTTCAG gttTCGAGTCAGTTGATGAAATAAGACACCCCACCTTTAAATTTGGAGGGAAAGTTGGGACCACGACAACCTCTATTGTGTTCAGGAAAAAGGACAGCGGATAA
- the LOC118416626 gene encoding ATP synthase subunit C lysine N-methyltransferase-like, translating to MSEEGEALLEEAENRRRRKIGLIAAGMVGGAAVAITAVAAPFVLPAMRKICLPYVPATQEQVGNVFKLLQGRSGTLVDLGSGDGRIVIAAAKQGFRAVGYELNPWLVWYSRLSAVRHGVFGKARFYRRDLFKANFAELDNVVIFGVPQLMPPLEEKLSRELQRSAKVVACRFNFPTWLPSQTIEAGVDSVWAYEAKDIVMRYLWED from the exons ATGTCTGAGGAAGGCGAGGCTTTGCTGGAAGAAGCAGAAAACCGCAGGAGACGGAAGATAGGACTGATCGCAGCGGGAATGGTGGGGGGTGCAGCAGTGGCAATCACGGCCGTGGCTGCGCCGTTCGTTTTGCCGGCCATGAGGAAAATATGTTTACCGTACGTGCCTGCCACGCAGGAACAAGTAGGCAACGTTTTCAAACTCTTACAGGGGCGATCGGGAACCCTGGTGGACCTCGGGAGTGGGGACGGAAGAATT GTTATAGCTGCAGCAAAGCAGGGTTTCCGTGCAGTAGGTTATGAGCTGAACCCATGGCTGGTCTGGTACTCCCGGCTCAGTGCAGTAAGACATGGTGTGTTCGGGAAAGCAAGATTCTACAGGAGAGATCTCTTTAAG GCAAACTTTGCTGAGTTAGACAATGTAGTCATCTTTGGTGTGCCTCAATTG ATGCCTCCTCTTGAAGAGAAGCTGTCACGAGAGTTACAAAGAAGTGCCAAAGTGGTAGCGTGCAGGTTCAATTTCCCAACATGGCTGCCTTCACAAACAATAGAGGCGGGAGTGGACAGTGTATGGGCGTACGAAGCCAAGGACATTGTGATGAGATATCTATGGGAGGACTGA